A DNA window from Hydra vulgaris chromosome 13, alternate assembly HydraT2T_AEP contains the following coding sequences:
- the LOC105844140 gene encoding uncharacterized protein LOC105844140: MNFQGIYFVQVILFTMLYIRHVTCRRVPIISFMKTKRDLMNRESVKKLQLQTMLNALNIKSSENSELFNDRLSETVKRDTDGNPIVNTDFSNLIGSQNEDWDLVRQPGVLSKQDDIKNNNEFLEKRANTPCRRKREILLNKRSLDTPHGEGLVPAYGIYDEMCEDSLPVEVVKIDKLVVEDGVIKDQNIIEKAMLA, encoded by the exons ATGAATTTTCAAg gtatttacttcgttcaagttattttgtttacaatgttATATATTCGTCATGTGACCTGCCGTCGGGTtccaattatttcatttatgaaaacaaaaagaGACTTAATGAATAGAGAAAGTGTTAAAAAGTTACAGCTTCAAACCATGCTTAAtgcattaaatataaaaagcagtGAAAACAGTGAACTTTTTAATGATAGGTTATCAGAAACTGTTAAAAGAGATACTGATGGAAACCCTATTGTAAACACAGACTTTTCAAACTTAATAGGAAGCCAAAACGAGGACTGGGATTTAGTAAGACAGCCAGGTGTTTTATCAAAACAagatgatattaaaaataacaatgaatttttagaaaaacgtGCGAACACTCCATGCCGACGTAAACGAGaaatattgttaaacaaaaGGAGTCTTGATACACCTCATGGAGAGGGTTTAGTTCCCGCTTATGGTATTTACGATGAAATGTGCGAAGATTCATTACCAGTGGAGGTTGTGAAAATTGATAAGCTGGTTGTGGAGGATGGTGTAATTAAAGatcaaaatataatagaaaaagcCATGCTTGCTtag